In Deltaproteobacteria bacterium, the DNA window GCGGGTACCCGCCGTTTCGGCAGGCGGCGAGCGCCTGATCGAGCTCGTCCAAGGGCAGCCAGCCCTCGACGACCAGCAGACGGGCGCCGATCGGCTGGTTCGGCGCGAGAAAGCCGTGGATCCGAGCTCCCCAGCAGAGCAGCGAAGCGGCGCCCGCAAAAAGGATGGCGAGCCCACCCCAGACGGTCGGAACCCAAACCTGCTTCCGCCTGAACAGGACCGGCGACCTCATCGAGCGAGCAAGCTTACCGGCCGGGACGAGGCACCGGCAGGGAGCGGGCCGAAGTGCCAGGGGCCGCAGCGTTCCGGCCCAGTGTCCCCGATCGCGCTGCGAGCGGCCTTCAGCTGGTCTTCAGGACGTATGAGTGCCAATATGACGCCGCTCATACGCCGCGCTTAGACGCAGGTATACCGTTCGTTTGCCAATGAAGACGAACTCTGGAATGAACGACGTCCCAGCCGTAGTCGTGGCCCGACTCGATGGCCGCGTCGTCAGCCAGAACGCAGCGGCCCGCACCTTGATGGGAGATGCCAAGGGGCGGGACTGCTGGCACGTCGTCGGTGACCTGGAGGGAGCCGAGGGGCTGCCGTGCCGCACCGGCTGCGTCCGTGAGCTGCTCGCGAGCGGAATGGACCGCGCCAGGCACTCGCGCGTCTCGCTCGACGGTCGTCGGCATTCGCTGACCTGCGTGCCGCTCGAGGACGCGGTCATCTGCTCGCTGAGCTCGCCATCTGCCGACCGGCCGGAGGCATGGGAGCTGATCACGGCTCGCGAGCGCGAAGTTCTGTGCGCCCTCTCCGAAGGCAAGACCGATCGCGCGATCGCGGCGGATCTGGGCTTGCGGGCCTCGACGGTGCGAACCCATGTGGAGCACATGCGGACCAAGCTCGGCGTGACCACGCGAGCCGCGTTGGTCGCCCGCGGGTTCGAGCTCGGGTTCTTGTCATGATGGCGCGGGGCGGCCGGTCGAGCTCTCGTCAGGAGAGAGAATTTGCAGATCGGTCAAACGACGGATGCGCCGCTCGCCGCAGGCTGTCTAGCATCTCGTCGGGTGTGTTTTCATGTAATTCAAAACCAAGCCGGAACGTGTACCGTCTTGGGTCGTCGCCAATAGACCGGGGGAGCCGAAAATGAGTAATACGAAGAGGAACCTAGCCCAGGTATTGCACGACAAGAAGACGTGGTGGGTCCACTTCTTGATTGTCGCTGCGATCTGTTTGAGTGGGCTCGTCTATCTGGGAACGGAGACCTATACGGGGGCTCCGCCGATCGAGGACTACGTGTCGGCCACCACCGGGGAGGTGGTGATCCCGCTCGCGACGATCAAGAAGGGCCAGGAGGTGTTCCACCTCAGGGGCCTGATGCTCTACGGCTCGTTCTGGGGTGACGGCGCCGAGCGCGGTCCGGACTTCACGGCCGACGCCCTGCACCGCACGGGCGTTGCCATGCGCTCCTTCTACGAGCAGCAGGGCGGCGGAAACCTGGCTCAGTACGACAAGGACGCGATCGACGTCCGGGTGATCCGCGAGATCAAGACGAACACCTGGAACGAGAGCGCCAAGCAGATCGTGATCAACGACGCTCAGATCCACGCGTTCAACGAGCTGAAGGCCCACTACACGCGGATGTTCAACGATCCCGAGTACGAGGAGGCCTTCAAGCCCTCCGGCGCGATCAGCGCCCCCGAGGACATCGAGGCGCTCACCGCGTTCTTCTTCTGGGGCGGCTGGGTCTCGGGCGCGGAGCGACCGGGCCAGACGTACAGCTACACGCACAACTGGCCGTACGACCCGTCGACCGGCAACCTGCCCACGAACCAGACGATGGTTTGGAGCTTCATCTCCATCTTCGGCCTGTTCCTGGGCATCCTCGTGATCCTGTACGTCTACGGGCAGTTCAAGGAGGAGGGCGATCCGTTCACCGGTAACGGAACGTCGGGGACCACGAACGACCTCGAGCAGGGCCGGATCCGAGCCACGCAGAAGGCCACGTACAAGTTCTTCGTCTTCTCGATCATCCTGTTCGGCGCTCAGGTGCTCTCGGGCATGCTCGCGGCCACCGACTTCGTGACCCCGTTCG includes these proteins:
- a CDS encoding response regulator transcription factor — encoded protein: MKTNSGMNDVPAVVVARLDGRVVSQNAAARTLMGDAKGRDCWHVVGDLEGAEGLPCRTGCVRELLASGMDRARHSRVSLDGRRHSLTCVPLEDAVICSLSSPSADRPEAWELITAREREVLCALSEGKTDRAIAADLGLRASTVRTHVEHMRTKLGVTTRAALVARGFELGFLS